In Wenyingzhuangia fucanilytica, the following are encoded in one genomic region:
- a CDS encoding M1 family metallopeptidase produces the protein MKKIFIVLGLMSVTVNAQYWQQKADYKMDIDMDVASYQYTGKQEIKYKNNSPETLTKVYYHLYNNAFQPGSAMDMRVQNIPDPNGRLIVNTGTEEAPVNKSKISLLVPEEQGYIKVKSLKQNGKPLKYVVEGTILEVELAKPIKSGKKTELTMEFVGQVPLQVRRSGRDNAEGVALSMTQWYPKLAAYDDEGWHANPYIGAEFFADWGDYEVNITIDKNYTIGGTGYLQNIDEIGHGYEDSGDKVDQKIVDGKLTWQFKAPNVHDFSWAADPGFKHLKHKVANGPEVHLLYKSSLAEDRKESWNKLPKVMDELFAFYQDRVGEYPYKQYSVIQGGDGGMEYAMCTLITGDRDYRSLVGVVAHELAHTWFQFLLASNETKHAWQDEGFTTYISTLIENKIFNGENEFENVYKSYVNLVGYGIEQPLTTNGDEFDYSFGYGVSTYNKGALFLRQLEYIIGEKAFNNTLKKYYKEFVFKHPKPQDFIRIAEKEANMELDWYFNQWTETTKTIDYEVFPSITNQVNLHNKGTMAMPVEVTVIYEDDSEELFYIPLARMRGEKKINATILKDWNWTNPVYTFPVTKALKKVTIDVDNKTADINRKNNVWQK, from the coding sequence ATGAAAAAAATATTTATTGTTTTAGGGTTGATGTCTGTCACTGTCAATGCTCAATATTGGCAACAAAAAGCAGATTATAAAATGGATATTGATATGGATGTAGCATCTTATCAATACACAGGTAAGCAGGAAATAAAGTATAAAAATAATTCTCCAGAAACACTAACAAAGGTTTATTATCATTTATATAATAATGCTTTTCAGCCTGGAAGTGCAATGGATATGAGAGTGCAAAATATACCAGATCCAAACGGGAGGTTGATTGTAAATACCGGAACAGAAGAGGCTCCAGTAAATAAAAGCAAAATTTCATTATTGGTTCCAGAAGAGCAAGGATATATTAAAGTAAAGTCTTTAAAACAAAACGGTAAACCTTTAAAGTATGTTGTAGAAGGAACCATTTTAGAAGTAGAGTTGGCTAAGCCTATAAAGTCTGGTAAAAAGACTGAATTAACAATGGAATTTGTGGGGCAAGTTCCTTTGCAAGTTCGTAGGTCTGGGAGAGATAATGCAGAAGGAGTAGCTTTGTCTATGACTCAATGGTATCCTAAGTTAGCTGCTTATGATGATGAAGGTTGGCATGCAAATCCATACATAGGAGCAGAGTTTTTTGCTGATTGGGGAGATTATGAAGTAAATATCACTATCGATAAAAATTATACTATTGGGGGTACTGGATATCTACAAAATATTGATGAAATAGGTCATGGATATGAAGACTCAGGAGATAAAGTAGATCAAAAAATAGTTGATGGAAAGTTAACTTGGCAATTTAAAGCTCCTAATGTTCACGATTTTTCTTGGGCTGCAGATCCAGGTTTTAAGCACTTAAAGCACAAAGTAGCTAATGGACCAGAAGTGCATTTATTGTATAAAAGTTCTTTAGCCGAAGACCGAAAAGAGTCTTGGAATAAATTACCAAAAGTAATGGATGAGTTATTTGCTTTTTATCAAGATAGAGTAGGTGAGTATCCTTATAAGCAGTACAGTGTTATTCAAGGAGGTGATGGAGGAATGGAGTATGCTATGTGTACTTTAATTACTGGAGATAGAGACTATAGAAGTTTGGTGGGAGTAGTGGCTCACGAATTAGCTCATACTTGGTTTCAGTTTTTGTTAGCAAGTAATGAAACCAAACACGCTTGGCAGGATGAAGGTTTTACTACTTACATTTCTACATTGATAGAAAACAAAATTTTTAATGGAGAAAACGAATTTGAAAACGTTTATAAGTCCTATGTGAATTTAGTAGGTTATGGAATTGAACAACCATTAACCACCAATGGAGATGAATTTGATTATAGTTTTGGATATGGAGTATCTACCTATAATAAAGGGGCATTGTTTTTGCGTCAGTTAGAATATATTATTGGAGAAAAAGCTTTTAATAACACGTTAAAAAAGTATTATAAAGAGTTTGTTTTTAAGCACCCTAAACCTCAAGATTTTATTAGAATTGCTGAAAAAGAAGCTAATATGGAGTTAGATTGGTATTTTAATCAATGGACTGAAACGACAAAAACTATAGATTACGAAGTTTTCCCATCTATTACAAATCAGGTAAATCTTCATAACAAAGGAACTATGGCTATGCCTGTTGAGGTTACGGTAATATATGAAGATGATAGTGAGGAGTTGTTTTATATTCCGTTAGCTAGAATGAGAGGGGAGAAAAAAATAAATGCGACAATATTAAAAGATTGGAATTGGACAAATCCTGTTTATACTTTTCCAGTTACAAAGGCTTTAAAAAAAGTAACGATAGACGTTGATAATAAAACAGCAGACATTAACAGAAAGAATAATGTTTGGCAAAAATAA